In Nicotiana tabacum cultivar K326 chromosome 2, ASM71507v2, whole genome shotgun sequence, the following proteins share a genomic window:
- the LOC107819330 gene encoding sesquiterpene synthase 15b encodes MDGNAGEVANQVCPQTVVAEVTRRCGNHHPTVWGDHFLAYAHLSGANEWEKKQHEHLKEEVRKMLEMSPSKSLQTLDLINAIQCLGIAYHFEHEIEESLACIYSCYDQLNAEADETDLHLVALRFRVLRQHGYYVSSHVFRKFTDDQGNYNKALVSDVQGLLSLYEATQFRVHNEEILDEAVNFTTTHLKLLLLTLSNSFAMKISNALKYPINYTMVTVATRKYLSFYQEDKAHDDVLLNFAKLDYNILQKMHKSELCDITRWNIDDVSEQLPSYMKLYYLALLDVYVEIEKELAKENNSFQVKYSIAEMKKLINAYFQEAKWYHGNNVPTMEQYVKNGIRSSTTPCLATLSWLGIGNEATKEAHDWLASEPLILVASSIIARLSNDIVSHEREQEGGDISGVECYMNEYGVTKEEAYVEIRKIMDNSWKDLNRECLKRTVVPRVLLMPVLNLARMSEFSYKDEDSYTVSKNDLRDIISEVLVDPITI; translated from the exons ATGGATGGTAATGCTGGAGAAGTAGCTAATCAAGTGTGTCCTCAAACTGTTGTGGCAGAGGTTACACGGCGCTGTGGCAATCACCATCCTACTGTTTGGGGAGACCATTTTCTTGCCTATGCTCATCTCTCG GGAGCCAATGAATGGGAAAAGAAACAGCATGAACACCTAAAAGAAGAAGTGCGAAAAATGCTAGAGATGTCTCCTTCAAAATCTTTGCAAACTCTTGACCTGATCAACGCAATCCAATGTCTTGGAATAGCGTACCATTTTGAACATGAGATTGAGGAGTCATTGGCCTGTATCTACAGTTGTTATGACCAATTGAATGCTGAAGCTGATGAGACTGACCTCCATCTTGTTGCTCTGCGGTTTCGAGTACTTAGGCAACACGGTTATTATGTCTCATCTC ATGTTTTTAGGAAGTTCACTGATGACCAAGGAAATTACAACAAAGCATTGGTTAGCGACGTGCAAGGATTGTTGAGCCTGTATGAGGCAACACAATTCAGAGTACACAATGAAGAAATACTGGACGAAGCAGTTAATTTCACCACCACTCATTTAAAGCTATTGTTGCTTACATTGAGCAATTCTTTCGCGATGAAAATCAGCAATGCACTAAAGTATCCAATCAACTATACTATGGTGACAGTAGCAACGAGGAAATACCTATCGTTTTACCAAGAAGATAAAGCACATGATGATGTGTTGCTAAATTTTGCAAAATTGGACTACAACATATTGCAGAAGATGCATAAAAGTGAGCTATGTGATATCACAAG GTGGAACATTGACGACGTTTCAGAACAATTACCGTCATATATGAAGCTTTATTACCTAGCTCTTCTAGATGTTTACGTTGAAATTGAGAAAGAGTTGGCAAAGGAAAACAACTCATTTCAAGTTAAATATTCCATAGCTGAG ATGAAAAAGTTGATAAATGCATATTTTCAAGAGGCTAAATGGTATCATGGAAATAACGTCCCAACAATGGAACAGTATGTGAAAAATGGAATTCGATCTAGCACTACCCCATGTCTTGCGACTCTCTCTTGGTTAGGCATTGGAAATGAAGCAACGAAGGAGGCACACGACTGGCTTGCAAGTGAACCTCTAATTTTGGTTGCTTCTTCTATCATTGCTAGATTATCAAATGATATTGTATCACATGAG AGAGAGCAAGAAGGAGGAGATATATCAGGTGTCGAATGTTACATGAATGAATATGGCGTCACAAAGGAAGAAGCATACGTGGAGATTAGGAAAATAATGGATAATAGTTGGAAGGATTTGAATCGAGAATGCCTAAAACGTACAGTTGTACCTAGGGTTTTGCTCATGCCAGTGCTCAACCTTGCTAGGATGTCGGAGTTCTCATACAAAGATGAAGATTCCTATACTGTTTCCAAAAATGACTTGAGAGATATCATCTCTGAGGTGCTAGTTGATCCCATTACAATATGA